A section of the Neofelis nebulosa isolate mNeoNeb1 chromosome 12, mNeoNeb1.pri, whole genome shotgun sequence genome encodes:
- the LOC131490930 gene encoding tigger transposable element-derived protein 1-like codes for MITVEVKKEIVEKYERGMRVAEIARFYKKSTSTICTILKKKEEIRGLDAAKGVTRISKQRPRVLEDVEKLLLVWINEKRLAGDTVTENFICEKAKALYTDLVSKLPGTSTENEEGFKASRGWFDNFKRRSGIRSVVRHREAASSDAKAAEVFATEFQKLMASECYLPEQVFNCDETGLFWKEMPKRTHITEEESAVPGHRPVKDRLTLLFCANASGDFKVKPLLVYHSENPRAFRKCRVQKSQLNVMWRSNSKAWVTRILFVEWVNEAFGPAVKKYLLEKNLPLKALLVMDDAPAHPPGFEDDLLEEFEFIKVKFLPPNTTPVLQPMDQQVISNFKQLYTKALFQQCFEVTKGTDLTLREFWQNHFHIVNCLQIIDKAWDGVTKRTLNSAWRKLWPDCVLAPDLEGLAHEQQPPVVGKTVSLGKTRGLEVNEDDSQELVEEHGQEPTTDELMGLHREQQQEVMGEISSAGEKKAKESLTSSEIREMCERWETVQKFVEKHHPNKAVAVRATNLFNDNAMSHFREILKRRQKQVSLDRFRVKVARKERDSTEPIDGSDSISDDESRPTQ; via the coding sequence atgATCACGGTGGAAGTCAAGAAGGAAATCGTCGAGAAGTACGAACGAGGGATGCGAGTGgccgaaattgcaagattttataagaagtctacgtCAACCATTTgcacaatattaaagaagaaagaagaaataagggggCTAGATGCAGCGAAAGGAGTCACGAGAATATCAAAGCAACGGCCACGTGTTCTGGAAGATGTAGAGAAGTTGCTTCTGGTTTGGATAAATGAGAAACGGCTGGCAGGTGACACCGTGACCGAGAACTTTATCTGCGAGAAGGCAAAGGCCTTGTACACCGACCTCGTAAGTAAACTGCCAGGTACGTCAACAGAAAACGAAGAAGGCTTCaaagcaagcaggggatggtTTGATAACTTTAAGAGGAGAAGTGGCATCCGTAGTGttgtgaggcacagagaggctgcgAGTTCGGACGCTAAGGCAGCTGAGGTGTTTGCTACCGAGTTCCAGAAGCTCATGGCTTCCGAGTGTTACCTGCCGGAGCAAGTTTTTAACTGCGATGAGACGGGGCTTTTTTGGAAAGAGATGCCAAAGCGGACGCACATTACGGAAGAAGAGAGTGCAGTGCCTGGTCACAGGCCCGTGAAAGACCGTCTCACCCTCTTGTTTTGCGCTAACGCAAGTGGGGATTTCAAAGTCAAGCCCCTGCTCGTGTATCATTCCGAGAACCCACGAGCCTTCAGGAAATGCAGGGTGCAGAAGAGCCAGTTAAACGTCATGTGGAGGTCCAACAGCAAGGCTTGGGTCACTCGTATCTTGTTCGTCGAGTGGGTCAACGAGGCCTTCGGTCCTGCAGTGAAGAAATACCTTTTGGAGAAGAATCTGCCGCTCAAAGCCTTGCTGGTGATGGATGATGCCCCTGCTCATCCTCCAGGCTTTGAGGACGACCTGCTGGAGGAATTCGAGTTCATTAAGGTCAAGTTCCTTCCTCCCAACACTACTCCAGTCCTCCAGCCCATGGATCAGCAGGTCATTTCAAACTTTAAACAGCTTTACACCAAAGCGCTATTTCAGCAATGCTTTGAGGTGACCAAAGGAACAGACCTTACCCTCCGAGAGTTTTGGCAAAATCATTTCCACATCGTGAACTGCCTCCAGATCATCGATAAAGCCTGGGATGGGGTCACCAAGAGAACCCTCAATTCTGCTTGGAGAAAACTGTGGCCCGATTGTGTTCTTGCACCTGACTTAGAGGGGCTTGCTCATGAACAGCAGCCGCCAGTTGTCGGCAAAACGGTGTCCTTGGGGAAAACCAGGGGACTGGAGGTGAATGAGGACGACAGTCAGGAGCTGGTGGAGGAGCATGGCCAGGAGCCGACCACCGACGAACTGATGGGTCTGCATCGCGAGCAGCAGCAAGAGGTTATGGGGGAGATCTCGTCTGCAGGGGAGAAAAAGGCCAAGGAGTCCCTCACTTCAagtgagattagggagatgtgtgaAAGGTGGGAAACAGTGCAGAAGTTTGTAGAGAAGCACCAcccgaataaggctgtagcagtgcgaGCGACGAATCTGTTTAACGACAATGCGATGTCCCATTTCCGTGAAATCCTCAAACGGAGGCAAAAGCaggtgtcattggataggttccgtGTTAAAGTTGCACGAAAAGAAAGAGATTCCACGGAGCCAATAGAcggcagtgattccattagtgatgaTGAAAGTCGTCCTAcccaataa